From Fulvivirga lutea:
ATGTTTCTTTTAAAAAGAGGTTGTCGGCTTTAATGAGATATTTTCCGTTCTCTTCAACTTCAATTTTCTCACTTGCTAACAATGAGTTACTCATATTAGCTTCCTGAGATCTGCTTAATGGATTTTCAGGATCATAATAGAAACTGGTATTCACTTTTACGAACTCTAATTCATTATAGAACTTTCGTATTTTAAATATATCTGAGCCCCGGTAAGCACCTCTAAACGAATATGCTTCTAACACACCATCCGCAATTTGACTGAAATAGATATACTCTTTATCCAGCTGCTCTTTTGAGACTTCCATCATAATACTACCGGATGTAGTATCTCGATAAAAAGTAAAAAGTCCTTCTAATTTATCATGACCTTTTACCTTGCTGGCAATTGTTGTTTTTTCTTCTGTTTTTGGTTTCTCTTCTTCGCCCTTTTTCTTTTTCTTTTTTTGCGCTTCTAATGAACTAAAAGCAAACAGGCAAAGTGTGCTTAGCAAGAGCACATTTAATCTCATTTTTTTATTCATTGGGTTTGGATTTTTTGTCAATCTTCGAAGATAATTAAATGTGACCTGTTTGGGTATATTTGCAACTTCATAAATGACCATAAATGTGAAATACGACATTATAGTTATAGGAGCGGGAATTGTTGGATTAGGAACGGCTTTAAAGCTCCTGGAAAAGAGTCCCAATTTAAGGTTACTTATACTCGAAAAAGAAGGTGAAATAGCTAAACATCAGACCGGAAATAATAGCGGAGTTATTCACTCAGGATTGTACTATAAACCGGGCAGTTTAAAGGCTACTAATTGCATTAATGGATATCACATGTTGGTTGATTTCTGCCAAAAGCAGGATATCCCATTTGAGCTATGTGGTAAAGTGGTGGTAGCTACCTCAGAAGAAGAAATACCATTATTGGATAATCTTGAAAAAAGAGGTGCTGAAAACGGCTTGCAGAATATAAAACCATTAAACAGAGAGGAATTAAAGGAGTATGAACCTCATGTGAATGGTGTAAAAGGAATCTTTGTGCCGCAAACCGGTATTGTTGATTACAAATTGGTTTCACAAAAATATGCTGAGCTAATACAAACGTCTGGTGGTTCTATACACTTTGATGAGAAGGTAATAAACATAACCACAGGCAGCGATGGATGCCATGTTGAAACAAGCAAATCCGGCTACCAGTCTACTTTGGTTGTTAACTGTGCTGGTTTATACTCAGACAAAGTGGCGAAGTTTACCAATCAAAAATTGGATGTTAAAATCATTCCATTTAGAGGTGAATATTACAAGCTATCAAAAGAGAAGGAATACCTGGTTAAAAATTTAATATACCCTGTGCCTGACCCAAATTTTCCGTTTCTTGGAGTACATTTTACCAGAATGGCTAAAGGTGGTGTAGAAGCAGGACCAAATGCAGTGTTAGCCTTTCAGAGGGAAGGTTATAAAAAATCTGATATAAATCTTAGTGAATTGGCGGAGTCATTAGCATGGCCTGGATTTCAAAAAGTAGCTATGAAATATTGGAAAACAGGTTTTGGAGAAATGTATCGTTCATTTTCGAAAGCAGCATTTACTAAAGCCTTACAAAAATTGCTGCCAGAAATTACTGAAAATGACCTAGTAGAAGGTGGTGCGGGTGTACGAGCTCAGGCCTGTGATAGAAATGGTGGTTTAATTGATGATTTTTTAATTATCGAAAATGAGCACGCTATTAATGTCTGTAATGCGCCATCTCCTGCGGCCACGTCTTCATTATCTATTGGTGATACTGTTTCTGACCTGGTTTTAAAGCGATTCTAATGCTCAGTAAAGAGGAAATACAACGGTATCAAAGACATTTTCCTCTGCCAGACTTTGGAGTTGAAGCGCAAGAGAAATTAAAAAAATCTAAAGTGCTAATAGTAGGCTGCGGTGGTCTTGGAAACCCGGTATCTTCTTATTTGGCTGCCTCAGGTGTAAGTTGTATTGGCCTAATTGATTCAGATGTGGTTTCAATTTCTAACCTACAAAGACAAATTCTATATAAAGAACAGGAAATTGGCATATCAAAAGTAAGGCTAACAGCACAAAAGCTAAAGGAGCTGAACCATCATGTTGAAATTGAAGAATACAATCTCAATTTAAACTCAAAAAATGCACTTTCAATTATAGACAAGTTTGATTTGGTTATTGACTGTACTGATAATTTTCCGACACGCTATCTGATTAATGACGCTTGCATTTTACAGAATAAACCTTTCATTTACGGCTCTATCTATCAATATGAAGGGCAAGTAGCAGTCTTTAACGTAAATAAGAGTGCCAATTACAGAGACCTCTATCCTACTCCGCCAAATCCTGAGAGTGTGCCTGATTGTGAAATAGGTGGTGTGTTAGGTACTTTGCCGGGTATTATTGGCAGCATTCAAGCGAATGAAGCAATTAAAGTTATTTGTGGAATTGGCCAACCCTTAATTGAAAAGCTTTTTATATTTGATAGTCAGTCGATGGAAACACGGGTAATTAAAATTAAAAATACGAATGCCCGGGATACTATCACTGGATTAATAGATTACGAAGAATTTTGTCATCCAAACAAGAATAAAATGGTTAAGGAAATTACAGTGAAAGAACTTCACGAAATGATTGAGAACAAGGAAGATTTTCAATTGATAGATGTGCGCGAACCACATGAGGTTGAAATTGCTACACTGGATGGTGAGTTAATACCACTTGGTGATATTCCTCAAAACGAAGATAAAATTGCAAAAAACAAAAAAGTGGTGGTGCATTGTCGCAGTGGGGCTCGTAGCGGGCAGGCAATCCAATACTTACAAGGTAAACTAGGGTTAGAGAATCTGTATAACCTTAAGGGTGGAATACTGGCTTGGGCCGATGAGATTGACCCGAGTATGGAAAAGTATTAATATCGAATAATGAACATTCGGGAGAAGGCCGATTATCTATTTAAACACGGAGAGTTTATTGGTGACAGACACGAATTAGGAGTGAAAAAACTCTTGTATTCTCTCAATGGTAAGTTTTACGAAATCAGTTATGTGGCCAATGAAAATGTGATAGACTATATTGAATCACGATCAATCGAATTTGTAGTAAAGTTTTATAGTGATGAGGTGGATTTGGGGGAGATTTAATTTACCGCCCCCAACACCTCCTTTAAAAACTGATTAAAATCAAAAGAACCGCGCTTTTTGGTTTGTCCTAAACGTACAATAACCATGTCTTTTGAAGGAATGATAAACACTCTTTGCCCTTCAAAACCATTGGCGCTAAACAGGTCTTTAGGAGCATCTGGATAATAGACATGCTGGCCTTCTACTGGAGCATTGCCATTTAGCCAAAAATGGGCTCCATATTCCATAGTAGGCGCACCAGGTGTAGGTGTAGAAACATAGTCTGTCCAGTCATCAGGTAATAATTGATTACCATCCCATTCACCTCCATTCAAATATAGCAACCCGAACTTAGCCCAATCCCTGGGCGAAGCATACATGTAGGAAGAACCTACGTAGGTGCCAGAGGCATCTGGCTCAATTACGGCAGTTGTCATGCCTAGTGGTTCAAATAATCTTTCTCTGATGTAATTGTAATAATCCTCCTCTCCCACTTTCTCGCGTACTATTTTAGCCAAAATGTTTGAGGTGCCACTTGAGTAATACCAAACTTCATCTGGCTGATATTGCAACGGTTTTGAGGCTGCATATCCTCCCATATCGGCCTTTTCATACAGCATGCTTACTGCTGCACTTGGGCCGCTGTAAACCTCTTCCCATTCCAAACCGCTGCTCATACGCAATAGGTGATCAACTGTAATTTCACTTCTGTCATCTTCCCAAGATGTAACTGGTGCAGGTTGATTGATGTCCAGCTTACCATCTTTTACCAACATTCCAATTAAAGTAGCTGTAACACTTTTGGTCATCGACCAGCCCATTTGAGGAGTTTGCTCATTGAAATTCTCGGCATATTTCTCTCCAATGATAGTGCCTTTGTAAACAACCACTACTCCTCTGGTATTCACTTTTACTTCTGGATTCTCCTCCTTGAATGCATTTTCTAAAGCTTGATTTAACTTGTCATAATCAACATTGGCATAACTAGTGTCTCTCATTTGGGTACCATACGGCCAATACAATGTATCGGAAGGTTGGCTCAGACTACTTAGTGAATATTTTTGGCTTCTAACCTCTTCTTCAGACAACTCAGAAACTAATGTGCATCCTAGTCCTTTTCTGTAAATGGCCTTTTTTTTAACTAAACCAAACACATCTCCAGTAGCGGAACTATCAGCCCAATTAATTTCAAAAGTACCCGCTGATAAAAGCGGATTCACCTTCAA
This genomic window contains:
- the lhgO gene encoding L-2-hydroxyglutarate oxidase → MKYDIIVIGAGIVGLGTALKLLEKSPNLRLLILEKEGEIAKHQTGNNSGVIHSGLYYKPGSLKATNCINGYHMLVDFCQKQDIPFELCGKVVVATSEEEIPLLDNLEKRGAENGLQNIKPLNREELKEYEPHVNGVKGIFVPQTGIVDYKLVSQKYAELIQTSGGSIHFDEKVINITTGSDGCHVETSKSGYQSTLVVNCAGLYSDKVAKFTNQKLDVKIIPFRGEYYKLSKEKEYLVKNLIYPVPDPNFPFLGVHFTRMAKGGVEAGPNAVLAFQREGYKKSDINLSELAESLAWPGFQKVAMKYWKTGFGEMYRSFSKAAFTKALQKLLPEITENDLVEGGAGVRAQACDRNGGLIDDFLIIENEHAINVCNAPSPAATSSLSIGDTVSDLVLKRF
- a CDS encoding ThiF family adenylyltransferase, giving the protein MLSKEEIQRYQRHFPLPDFGVEAQEKLKKSKVLIVGCGGLGNPVSSYLAASGVSCIGLIDSDVVSISNLQRQILYKEQEIGISKVRLTAQKLKELNHHVEIEEYNLNLNSKNALSIIDKFDLVIDCTDNFPTRYLINDACILQNKPFIYGSIYQYEGQVAVFNVNKSANYRDLYPTPPNPESVPDCEIGGVLGTLPGIIGSIQANEAIKVICGIGQPLIEKLFIFDSQSMETRVIKIKNTNARDTITGLIDYEEFCHPNKNKMVKEITVKELHEMIENKEDFQLIDVREPHEVEIATLDGELIPLGDIPQNEDKIAKNKKVVVHCRSGARSGQAIQYLQGKLGLENLYNLKGGILAWADEIDPSMEKY
- a CDS encoding serine hydrolase domain-containing protein, which gives rise to MKKTLRNIIFLALAGILLFGLNYGYRAIPIISGYGAKNLCSCVFVSGRSVDDVKANELKVNPLLSAGTFEINWADSSATGDVFGLVKKKAIYRKGLGCTLVSELSEEEVRSQKYSLSSLSQPSDTLYWPYGTQMRDTSYANVDYDKLNQALENAFKEENPEVKVNTRGVVVVYKGTIIGEKYAENFNEQTPQMGWSMTKSVTATLIGMLVKDGKLDINQPAPVTSWEDDRSEITVDHLLRMSSGLEWEEVYSGPSAAVSMLYEKADMGGYAASKPLQYQPDEVWYYSSGTSNILAKIVREKVGEEDYYNYIRERLFEPLGMTTAVIEPDASGTYVGSSYMYASPRDWAKFGLLYLNGGEWDGNQLLPDDWTDYVSTPTPGAPTMEYGAHFWLNGNAPVEGQHVYYPDAPKDLFSANGFEGQRVFIIPSKDMVIVRLGQTKKRGSFDFNQFLKEVLGAVN